In Chloroflexota bacterium, the following are encoded in one genomic region:
- a CDS encoding methyltransferase domain-containing protein: MSAALPPALADAVDALLAEVSPPDLARARAALTARYRDPHPRSRGGPVARTQADVLAYLAARLPATFAAVGAALAAVGEQRPGWQPRTLLDLGTGPGTALWAAVARWSSVERTVALEAEPRMLALGRRLAASAPAPAMRDAAWLHADLAAVSDGLLAEAGAPFDLVMLAYVLGELPPERLTEAVALAHEATTPGGVTLIIEPGTPAGFARVRDARALLVGEGGHVVAPCPHDAPCPVVTGDWCHFSARLARTAGHRAAKGGALGYEDEKYAYIAVSHTPVAPAPARIIRHPRVRPRLIELSLCTPDGLDTRVVTKSDREGFRLARKAAWGAAWSGE, translated from the coding sequence ATGAGCGCAGCCCTGCCGCCGGCCCTGGCGGACGCCGTCGATGCGCTCCTGGCCGAGGTCTCGCCGCCAGACCTTGCGCGCGCAAGGGCAGCCCTGACGGCGCGCTATCGCGATCCTCATCCGCGATCACGAGGTGGACCCGTCGCTCGGACGCAGGCCGACGTGCTGGCCTATCTCGCTGCCCGGTTGCCGGCCACGTTCGCCGCCGTCGGCGCCGCCCTCGCCGCGGTGGGGGAGCAGCGGCCAGGCTGGCAGCCCCGAACGCTGCTCGATCTCGGCACCGGGCCGGGCACGGCCCTCTGGGCTGCCGTCGCACGCTGGTCTTCTGTCGAACGGACCGTGGCGCTGGAAGCCGAGCCGCGGATGCTGGCGCTGGGCAGACGACTCGCCGCCTCAGCGCCAGCACCCGCCATGCGAGACGCCGCGTGGCTCCACGCCGACCTCGCGGCGGTGTCTGATGGCCTGCTTGCCGAGGCCGGCGCGCCGTTCGACCTCGTCATGCTGGCTTACGTCCTGGGCGAGCTGCCGCCGGAGCGTCTCACGGAGGCCGTCGCGCTGGCCCACGAGGCCACCACACCGGGCGGCGTCACCCTCATCATCGAGCCGGGCACCCCGGCCGGCTTCGCCCGGGTCCGCGACGCCCGCGCCCTGCTCGTCGGCGAGGGCGGCCATGTGGTTGCGCCGTGCCCCCACGACGCTCCCTGCCCCGTCGTCACGGGCGACTGGTGCCACTTCTCGGCGCGGCTCGCACGCACGGCCGGGCACCGGGCGGCCAAAGGCGGTGCGCTCGGCTACGAGGACGAGAAGTACGCCTACATCGCCGTCTCGCACACGCCCGTCGCCCCGGCGCCTGCACGGATCATCCGTCATCCGCGGGTGCGCCCCCGCCTGATCGAGCTCTCGCTCTGCACGCCCGACGGCCTGGACACTCGCGTTGTCACGAAGTCTGACCGCGAAGGCTTCCGGCTGGCGCGCAAGGCGGCCTGGGGCGCCGCCTGGAGCGGAGAGTAA
- the speB gene encoding agmatinase, protein MPLQAPPPEARFWGSGSEQGARSFLFGAPLDLTGSGRLGTGQAPSAVRRASHNIESYSPRQDADLADCGFADLGDLRLDGLAMEAALTEIERQAALVLANGVPIVVGGEHTIALAIGRAVKQRHPDALIVSLDAHLDLADELNDLKVAHGTWVCRLGEELGDYEDFIMLGMRSGTRDEWQRSLGCRWVSPEVILPDHLRAVVADRPIYLSVDIDVLDPSAAPGTGTPEPPGITSRELFSFLYSLRGLNVVAMDVNEILPEVDPAGITAITGAKLIREAAIQLGR, encoded by the coding sequence ATGCCGCTGCAGGCGCCGCCACCCGAGGCCCGATTCTGGGGTAGCGGCTCCGAGCAGGGCGCACGCTCCTTCCTGTTTGGGGCGCCGCTCGACCTGACCGGTTCCGGACGCCTCGGGACCGGCCAGGCGCCGTCGGCCGTCCGCCGGGCCTCCCACAACATCGAGAGCTACAGCCCGCGCCAGGACGCCGACCTCGCGGACTGTGGCTTCGCTGACCTGGGCGATCTCCGATTGGACGGCCTCGCGATGGAGGCTGCGCTCACGGAGATCGAGCGGCAGGCGGCCCTGGTGCTGGCAAACGGTGTGCCGATCGTGGTCGGTGGCGAGCACACCATCGCGCTGGCGATTGGCCGCGCCGTCAAGCAGCGCCATCCCGATGCGCTGATCGTCTCGCTGGATGCCCACCTCGACCTTGCCGACGAGCTGAACGACCTCAAGGTGGCGCACGGCACCTGGGTCTGTCGGCTGGGCGAGGAGCTGGGCGACTACGAGGATTTCATCATGCTCGGGATGCGCTCCGGCACGCGCGACGAGTGGCAGCGCTCGCTGGGGTGCCGGTGGGTCTCGCCTGAGGTCATCCTGCCCGATCACCTTCGGGCCGTTGTCGCTGACCGCCCGATCTACCTGAGCGTGGACATCGACGTGCTGGACCCGTCGGCCGCGCCCGGAACGGGCACGCCGGAGCCGCCGGGGATCACCTCGCGGGAGCTGTTCAGCTTTCTGTACAGCCTGCGCGGGCTGAACGTGGTCGCGATGGACGTGAACGAGATCCTGCCGGAGGTCGACCCGGCCGGTATCACGGCGATCACCGGGGCAAAGCTGATCCGCGAGGCGGCGATCCAGCTCGGGCGGTGA